One segment of Rosa chinensis cultivar Old Blush chromosome 6, RchiOBHm-V2, whole genome shotgun sequence DNA contains the following:
- the LOC112170596 gene encoding pathogenesis-related protein 1 yields the protein MGFNKQNLIAVCSVALILITYVPLASTVEDDSGFLKAHNEIRKEHGLPPLQWNKTLAEYAQNYANKRSGDCAMEHSDAPYSENIASGLGMTGEAATKYWCTEKAEYDYNTNKCTGPEEDGCRHYTIIVTRITTQLGCARAKCKNGDMFVSCNYDPSGEPDQRPY from the coding sequence ATGGGGTTCAACAAACAAAACTTAATAGCCGTATGCTCCGTAGCTTTGATCCTTATTACTTATGTCCCTCTAGCAAGTACAGTCGAAGATGACAGTGGCTTCCTCAAAGCACACAATGAGATTCGCAAAGAGCACGGTCTCCCGCCACTGCAATGGAATAAAACCTTAGCTGAGTATGCACAAAATTATGCCAATAAAAGATCTGGGGACTGCGCAATGGAGCATTCGGATGCTCCTTATTCTGAGAACATTGCGAGTGGTTTGGGTATGACCGGTGAAGCAGCGACAAAGTACTGGTGCACCGAGAAAGCCGAATACGACTACAATACAAATAAATGTACCGGTCCTGAGGAAGATGGTTGCCGCCACTACACTATTATAGTTACGAGGATAACAACCCAACTTGGTTGTGCAAGGGCCAAGTGCAAAAATGGCGATATGTTTGTATCCTGCAACTATGATCCTTCTGGAGAGCCAGACCAGCGTCCTTACTAA